CTGAGAGCCGGCAAGGATTGTCGGTGGGGCAGGAGCCTAAAGGGATTCAGTCATGGATGATACAGGATGGAAAAGTCAGGAAGAAAGTAGGATCGACCGCAGGGATTGTGGGTTAGGAAGACCGCTAAGGAAAAGTTTTCACGGATGAGCAGGGATGCAAAAGTGTAGCGGGATAGCTATAAAACGAATCGGGGGTACTGAGCAATCAGTACCCCCATTTTTTTGCATAACTTTAGCCTAGAAGCCCTCTAAAGCGTGAATATTGGGCGAGACTGATATCAGTGCTATGCTTTGCCGCTTAGGGCAAAGGCTTCAGTCGAGAAACCGTATGAGTATAGAGAATCAGGTTCGCCAGTCTTTATTTGATCTTGAGCGCGCCTTAAAAGATAGCCCTTTCTGGGAAGAGTTGCCGCCGGAGGTTTCCGCTTTTGACAGCGTTGAACCTTTCTATATCGATACGATGCCCGCAGCGCAGTGGCTTCAGTGGGTACTGCTGCCACGTATGCATGCACTGCTGGATAGTGGTGCGCAGTTACCTGAGAAGCTCTCACTTCTTCCTTATTTTGAAGAAGCGCTGGATGGCGCGCCGGAAGATATTGAGCCTGTTCTACGGTATGTCAGTCAGCTTGATGCCCTGTTCATCAAGAATCACCAAAATAGTTTTGATCCTGATGAAAACAGCGATGCTTGAGATCATTTTTCAGGATGAGCATCTGGTTGCGGTCAACAAGCCTGCCGGTTGGCTGGTACACCGCAGTTGGCTGGATCGTAAAGAAAAAGTCGTGGTGATGCAGACTCTGCGGGATCAAATCGGTCAGCATGTATATACGGTTCATCGCCTGGACAGGCCAACATCCGGCGTGTTGTTGCTTGCGCTATCCAGCGATGTGGCGCGTTCATTGTCTCAGCAGTTTGAACAGCATCAAACGCGGAAAATCTATCACGCCGTAGTGCGTGGTTATGTTTCGGATGAGGGCGTAATTGACTACGCCCTGACGGAAGAGATGGATAAAATTGCGGATAAATATAGCAATCCCGATAAGCCTCCGCAGCCAGCCGTCAGCCATTACTGTTCTCTGGCGCAGGCTGAAATGCCTGTGGCGATAGGCCGTTATCCAACATCACGTTTTAGCCTGCTGGAACTGGCGCCGCTAACCGGACGCAAGCATCAGTTGCGTCGTCACATGTCGCATCTTCGACATCCCATTATTGGTGATAGTGCGTATGGCGATTTGCGACAGAACCGTGGTATGGCGGCGAATTTTGACTGTGGCAGATTGATGTTGCATGCCAGCCAACTGAGTTTGCCCCATCCTGTGAGCGGGGAGTGGCTGACTTTGCAGGCCCGTTGGGATGCGCAGTGGCAAGGCGTGATGTCGCGGTTTGGCTGGAATGGTATTCTCCCTGATTTTGAAAGGGTTGAGTTTCCAGACGCATCGGGTCAGGATAGCGGGCATTTCATCCAGCAATAAATTGGGCATTAAATAAAAAGGGAGGCGGAAGCATGGCGCAGATTGGTATTTTTGTTGGTACGGTCTACGGGAATGCGCTTCTGGTAGCTGAAGAAGCGGAGAACATCCTCAGAGCGCGCGGGCATGAGGTCAAGGTTTTTGAGGATGCTTCGCTGGAGGTATGGCTTGAGTACCTTGAGCACTACGTGCTGGTGGTGACGTCGACGACCGGACAGGGGCAACTGCCTGACTCGATTACTTCTTTGTATGTGGCGTTGCGCGAGAAAGGGGGGCATCAGCCAAACCTGCACTATGGATTGATTGCTCTGGGCGATAGCAGTTACGAGAACTTTTGTGGCGGCGGTCATCAGTTTGATGCGTTGTTACAGGATATCGGCGCCAAGCGTCTGGGCGATGTTCTGGATATTGATGCCATTGAACACCCGGAGCCGGAAGTGCTCTCCTGCCCGTGGGTCGAGCAATGGGCCGGGTTGGTAGAGGCTCAGTAAGACGAAAAACGG
This is a stretch of genomic DNA from Brenneria rubrifaciens. It encodes these proteins:
- a CDS encoding flavodoxin; protein product: MAQIGIFVGTVYGNALLVAEEAENILRARGHEVKVFEDASLEVWLEYLEHYVLVVTSTTGQGQLPDSITSLYVALREKGGHQPNLHYGLIALGDSSYENFCGGGHQFDALLQDIGAKRLGDVLDIDAIEHPEPEVLSCPWVEQWAGLVEAQ
- the truC gene encoding tRNA pseudouridine(65) synthase TruC — protein: MLEIIFQDEHLVAVNKPAGWLVHRSWLDRKEKVVVMQTLRDQIGQHVYTVHRLDRPTSGVLLLALSSDVARSLSQQFEQHQTRKIYHAVVRGYVSDEGVIDYALTEEMDKIADKYSNPDKPPQPAVSHYCSLAQAEMPVAIGRYPTSRFSLLELAPLTGRKHQLRRHMSHLRHPIIGDSAYGDLRQNRGMAANFDCGRLMLHASQLSLPHPVSGEWLTLQARWDAQWQGVMSRFGWNGILPDFERVEFPDASGQDSGHFIQQ
- a CDS encoding YqcC family protein, translated to MSIENQVRQSLFDLERALKDSPFWEELPPEVSAFDSVEPFYIDTMPAAQWLQWVLLPRMHALLDSGAQLPEKLSLLPYFEEALDGAPEDIEPVLRYVSQLDALFIKNHQNSFDPDENSDA